Proteins found in one Legionella pneumophila subsp. pascullei genomic segment:
- the gshA gene encoding glutamate--cysteine ligase has protein sequence MDKHEIPVPHLTTAHSGPLHHVEKIILNKLAEIESWFRKKWQETPAPLTSSVDLRHAGFKLAPVDTNLFPAGFNNLNPDFLPLCIQAAQSALIEYIPDCTKILLLPESHTRNKYYLQSLNVLKTIFVKAGFIVRIGSLDPDIKEPTEIILEQGDVLLIEPLERQGDKVGLDNFSPCLLLLNNDLSSGVPEILQGVQQRIRPTAKLGWASRLKSSHFQFFEEVAIEFAELVGIEPWLINPYFSAIEGVDFMAQEGIETLAQEVDKILSLINDKYTTYGIENKPFAVVKADNGTYGMSVMMVHNGDEIRQLNRKQRTRMSTSKGSRKVDRVIIQEGVYTFETMPDGSVAEPVVYMIGQFVVGGFYRVHKGRGIDENLNAPGMHFEPLAFAQACNMPCDDLEVVDCPNRFYVYGVIARLAALAAAREIAAIGGE, from the coding sequence ATGGATAAGCATGAAATCCCCGTTCCACATTTGACTACTGCTCATTCTGGTCCTTTGCATCATGTGGAAAAAATAATTTTAAATAAGCTTGCTGAAATAGAATCCTGGTTCAGAAAAAAGTGGCAGGAAACACCTGCGCCTTTGACTTCATCCGTTGATTTGCGGCATGCCGGGTTTAAATTGGCTCCCGTAGATACCAATTTATTTCCAGCCGGTTTTAACAATTTGAACCCGGATTTTCTACCTCTGTGCATACAAGCTGCTCAATCTGCCTTGATTGAGTATATCCCGGATTGCACTAAAATTTTGCTCCTTCCAGAAAGCCATACTCGAAATAAGTATTATTTACAGAGCTTGAATGTATTAAAAACAATTTTTGTAAAAGCCGGTTTTATAGTTCGAATAGGGAGTTTAGATCCAGACATTAAAGAACCTACAGAGATAATACTTGAACAAGGTGATGTGTTATTAATCGAACCATTAGAAAGACAAGGTGACAAGGTAGGTCTGGATAATTTCAGCCCTTGCCTTTTGTTATTAAATAATGATTTGTCTTCAGGAGTTCCGGAAATATTACAGGGTGTGCAACAGCGGATTAGACCTACAGCCAAGTTAGGATGGGCTTCTCGGTTAAAATCAAGTCATTTTCAATTTTTTGAAGAAGTAGCTATTGAGTTTGCTGAATTAGTGGGCATTGAACCGTGGTTAATTAATCCCTATTTCAGCGCTATAGAGGGTGTCGATTTTATGGCCCAGGAAGGAATTGAAACTTTAGCTCAAGAGGTGGATAAGATATTGTCCTTAATAAATGATAAATACACCACCTACGGAATAGAAAATAAACCTTTTGCGGTAGTAAAAGCAGATAATGGTACTTATGGCATGAGCGTTATGATGGTTCATAATGGAGATGAAATTAGACAATTAAACAGAAAGCAACGTACCAGAATGTCTACCAGCAAAGGGAGCAGGAAGGTAGACAGAGTCATTATTCAGGAAGGCGTTTATACTTTTGAAACCATGCCTGATGGTTCTGTTGCTGAACCTGTAGTTTATATGATCGGCCAATTTGTTGTTGGTGGATTTTATCGTGTCCATAAAGGCAGAGGAATTGACGAAAACCTCAATGCCCCAGGAATGCATTTTGAGCCCTTGGCTTTCGCGCAAGCTTGCAATATGCCCTGTGATGATTTGGAGGTAGTTGACTGTCCAAATCGTTTTTACGTTTATGGGGTTATAGCCCGTTTGGCCGCATTGGCAGCCGCACGAGAAATTGCTGCAATTGGAGGCGAATGA
- a CDS encoding DMT family transporter yields MLHLKTIKSIFLLIFLGFIWGSGYTLAKFAMTNGVNPLGYAFWQSLGPALLLTLVSLLKKQTLLLHPVYWPYFFICGLIGIAIPNTNMYFIASHIPAGLLAVLVNTVPLLVYPLALLSGQEKLDKWRFFALLLGMSGILAIIGISFSGIYSSWTILAMLSPLGFAFCSIYIGARQPKEINALQAANGMLLAASLLLAPVVLKQHAFYSLSAPFTFVKQIVILEIILSSLGYLLFFILIRMAGPVFYSLTGGVVAITGLFWGYLAFDEKPSSIQSMAIALVVSAIFLLSWRQSRQTQGV; encoded by the coding sequence ATGCTCCATTTAAAAACCATAAAATCAATCTTTCTTCTAATTTTTTTAGGATTCATCTGGGGATCAGGTTATACTCTCGCAAAATTTGCAATGACTAATGGAGTTAACCCACTAGGCTATGCTTTTTGGCAATCATTAGGACCAGCCCTACTATTAACTTTAGTTAGCCTCCTCAAAAAACAAACTCTTTTGCTGCATCCTGTTTATTGGCCTTATTTTTTTATATGTGGATTGATAGGTATTGCGATTCCTAATACCAACATGTATTTTATTGCCAGCCATATCCCTGCTGGTCTATTGGCGGTGTTAGTTAATACTGTTCCTTTACTAGTTTATCCTTTAGCTCTTTTATCAGGTCAGGAAAAACTCGATAAGTGGCGATTTTTTGCCTTGTTACTTGGTATGTCAGGTATACTTGCAATTATAGGAATAAGCTTCTCTGGAATTTACTCAAGCTGGACAATTTTGGCTATGCTAAGTCCTCTTGGCTTTGCTTTTTGTTCGATTTATATAGGAGCCAGACAGCCGAAAGAAATTAATGCCCTGCAAGCAGCTAATGGAATGTTACTGGCGGCTTCCCTTCTGCTTGCTCCTGTTGTCCTCAAGCAACATGCCTTCTACTCTCTCTCAGCCCCGTTTACTTTCGTAAAACAAATTGTAATCCTTGAGATAATTTTATCCAGTTTAGGATATTTGCTTTTCTTTATTCTCATTCGTATGGCAGGACCTGTTTTTTATAGTTTAACTGGTGGGGTTGTTGCAATAACAGGTTTGTTTTGGGGGTACTTGGCTTTCGATGAGAAGCCTTCATCTATACAGAGCATGGCAATAGCTTTAGTGGTTTCTGCCATTTTTCTGTTATCATGGAGACAATCGAGACAAACTCAAGGAGTCTGA
- a CDS encoding rhodanese-like domain-containing protein, protein MTKHKIKTIDVHELKHQMDNQANLSLIDVRELDEWEMMHIPGALHIPKDCISIEIQTQIPNKEQTIYLHCRSGVRSLYAAQCLMDLGYHEVYSVDGGIVAWAMSGYPVKQESYTPS, encoded by the coding sequence ATGACAAAGCATAAGATCAAAACAATAGACGTTCATGAATTAAAACACCAAATGGACAATCAAGCCAATTTGAGTTTGATTGATGTACGTGAACTGGATGAATGGGAAATGATGCATATCCCAGGAGCGCTTCATATTCCTAAAGACTGTATCTCTATTGAAATACAAACCCAAATACCCAATAAAGAGCAAACTATCTATTTACATTGCCGAAGCGGCGTCAGATCACTGTATGCAGCTCAATGCCTGATGGATTTGGGATATCACGAAGTCTATTCTGTAGACGGTGGAATTGTGGCTTGGGCAATGAGCGGTTACCCAGTAAAACAGGAATCTTACACCCCTTCCTGA
- the lem14 gene encoding Dot/Icm T4SS effector Lem14, producing the protein MSFELVAYEKLKGSIRESIITLIKSHNEKAKIIEDKLEDSVKEVSRERQPQVLVLLKTIELLDNSSKEPEDKARVLNALAFYIRDQIAATYKYTSPDNSDFYKSLSISLDLNKDNNPNREDLADMYGALEKFLRSHVYKNSDPRKGYLDKQPFAIKHYSVVDDILELSDRVHKLRREIIIAARDLHLLAQKPKSSQGGLFSASSGKEKVTDTQETLTNHI; encoded by the coding sequence ATGTCATTTGAATTGGTCGCATATGAAAAATTAAAAGGAAGTATCAGGGAAAGTATCATTACTTTAATCAAGTCCCATAATGAGAAAGCTAAAATTATTGAGGATAAATTAGAGGATTCAGTAAAAGAAGTTTCAAGAGAAAGACAACCACAAGTCCTTGTTTTGCTAAAAACTATTGAACTGCTGGATAATTCATCCAAAGAACCAGAAGATAAGGCCCGCGTATTAAATGCATTGGCCTTTTACATTCGTGATCAGATTGCTGCAACTTATAAATACACTTCTCCCGACAACAGTGATTTTTATAAATCTCTTAGCATATCGCTTGATTTGAATAAGGATAATAATCCTAATCGGGAAGATTTAGCTGATATGTACGGTGCTTTGGAAAAATTCCTGCGTTCTCATGTTTATAAAAATTCTGACCCAAGAAAAGGTTATTTGGACAAACAACCTTTCGCAATCAAGCATTATTCCGTTGTTGATGATATTCTTGAATTATCTGATAGAGTACATAAATTAAGACGTGAGATTATTATTGCCGCTCGTGATTTGCACTTGCTGGCACAAAAACCAAAGAGCTCTCAAGGTGGTCTTTTTAGTGCTTCATCAGGAAAAGAAAAAGTTACTGATACTCAGGAGACTCTGACTAATCACATTTAA
- a CDS encoding alkaline phosphatase family protein yields the protein MKKISCSILLLLNSLISYADYGQHKLILQIVVDQLRGDLIYRHHKQFGPSGFNYLLAHGLDYHNAHHPHANTTTCAGHSTIATGSYPSLHGIVDNDWYDRKTKKLKYCMEDLQAKILPTLHTHNEISGRSPRNLKPSTLSDEIILAKKGKAFGVSLKDRAAITLAGHAGKAFWFDKTNGGFVTSNYYYSSYPLWVENWNKNYQPKAFDWNLSHPISFYQNANTPPFRHNYGSFGQTFPHHITNPPSEEYFKSLSRTPKADELTADFAKQLLINEKLGKTTGQTDYLAISFSAVDAIGHQFGPNSLEAEDNLIALDNTLSQLFKTIDKEVGLNNTLIILTADHGVSDGPSYLKTHKIPEIKPINIEAMGKHIENLLLKRFNLPAQTLMSINPPFIYLDHQIIKEKNLDITQVSIYLTEEISHLPGIFKAYPLPIRDIEKDWLSAKVDRMSYTYRAGDIYIVQPPYQSHGAKSEDRVAHGSPWQYDTYVPLLFVHPDIKPKRIFRQVFTTDIAPTLSSLLLIKPPAAAVGQPLIEVINAFHKTGEND from the coding sequence ATGAAAAAAATAAGCTGCAGTATTCTTCTTTTGCTCAATTCCTTAATTAGCTATGCCGATTACGGCCAACATAAATTAATTCTACAAATAGTTGTTGACCAGTTACGAGGAGATTTAATTTATCGCCATCATAAACAGTTTGGACCTTCTGGTTTCAATTATTTACTTGCTCATGGTCTGGATTATCATAATGCCCATCATCCCCATGCCAATACAACGACCTGCGCAGGCCATAGCACTATTGCAACAGGAAGCTACCCCTCTTTACACGGCATAGTAGATAATGATTGGTACGATAGAAAAACAAAAAAACTAAAGTACTGCATGGAGGATTTACAGGCCAAAATTTTACCCACTTTACATACCCATAACGAAATTTCAGGACGCTCACCACGGAACCTAAAACCGTCCACATTAAGCGACGAAATCATTTTAGCAAAAAAAGGCAAAGCGTTTGGTGTGTCCTTAAAAGACAGAGCAGCTATCACTCTGGCAGGTCATGCAGGAAAAGCGTTTTGGTTTGATAAAACGAATGGCGGATTTGTTACAAGCAATTACTACTATTCCAGTTATCCATTATGGGTAGAAAACTGGAATAAAAACTATCAACCCAAAGCCTTCGACTGGAACCTTTCTCATCCTATATCATTCTATCAGAATGCAAATACTCCTCCGTTTCGTCATAACTATGGTAGCTTTGGTCAGACATTTCCTCATCATATAACCAATCCTCCATCTGAAGAGTATTTCAAATCACTTTCCAGAACCCCGAAAGCAGATGAATTAACCGCTGATTTTGCTAAACAGTTACTAATTAATGAAAAATTAGGGAAAACAACAGGTCAAACAGATTATCTTGCAATCAGTTTTTCTGCAGTAGATGCCATTGGTCATCAATTTGGGCCTAACAGCCTGGAAGCAGAAGACAATTTGATCGCTCTTGATAATACATTAAGTCAACTCTTTAAAACCATTGATAAGGAAGTGGGTCTTAACAATACTTTAATTATACTCACCGCCGATCATGGTGTTAGCGATGGCCCTTCATACCTTAAAACACATAAAATACCTGAAATAAAACCTATTAATATAGAAGCGATGGGAAAACACATCGAGAATTTATTATTAAAGCGCTTCAATCTGCCAGCGCAAACTTTAATGTCAATCAATCCTCCTTTCATCTACCTTGATCACCAAATTATAAAAGAGAAAAATCTGGATATTACGCAAGTCAGTATCTACCTAACAGAAGAAATCAGCCATCTTCCAGGGATATTCAAGGCCTACCCATTACCTATACGTGATATTGAAAAGGATTGGTTAAGCGCTAAAGTTGACCGCATGTCTTACACTTACCGTGCAGGTGATATTTACATTGTCCAACCGCCATATCAAAGCCACGGCGCAAAAAGTGAAGATCGAGTTGCTCATGGCAGCCCATGGCAATATGATACTTACGTGCCGCTGCTGTTTGTACACCCTGACATAAAACCAAAACGTATATTTAGACAAGTATTCACAACGGATATTGCCCCAACCTTATCTTCCTTATTATTAATTAAACCCCCTGCTGCAGCTGTGGGACAGCCTTTAATTGAAGTGATAAATGCTTTTCATAAGACGGGAGAGAATGATTGA
- the udk gene encoding uridine kinase: MTKQAIIIGISGPSASGKSLLANTIVNELGSEQVVVISEDAYYKDNGHLPFAEREKINYDHPDSFDHALLYEHLRQLRVGNTVQIPIYSHSKHLRLPETRAVGQHAIIVLEGILLFSDKALREIMDIRIFMSTPLDVCLTRRLKRDVVERHRSFESVIHQYETTVRPMYMQFIEPSSRYADIIVPRGGENRIAIEMIQAKMRELLASHTRSS; this comes from the coding sequence ATGACAAAGCAAGCAATTATTATTGGGATTTCCGGCCCATCAGCATCTGGAAAAAGTTTATTAGCAAATACGATAGTCAATGAATTAGGATCAGAACAGGTTGTCGTTATCTCTGAGGATGCCTACTATAAAGATAATGGACATCTACCCTTTGCAGAGAGAGAAAAAATAAATTACGATCATCCTGACTCCTTTGATCACGCTCTTCTATATGAGCATCTTCGTCAACTGAGAGTTGGAAATACAGTACAAATTCCAATATATTCTCATTCCAAACATCTGCGTTTACCCGAAACCAGGGCTGTTGGTCAGCATGCCATTATTGTACTCGAAGGAATACTGCTTTTCAGTGATAAGGCTCTTCGTGAAATTATGGATATTCGCATATTTATGTCGACTCCTCTCGATGTCTGTTTAACGAGACGTTTAAAAAGAGATGTAGTAGAAAGGCATCGTTCGTTTGAATCAGTTATTCATCAATATGAAACTACAGTGCGCCCTATGTATATGCAATTTATTGAACCATCAAGCCGCTACGCTGATATAATAGTACCTCGAGGTGGTGAAAACAGAATCGCTATAGAGATGATTCAAGCTAAAATGCGGGAATTATTGGCTTCACATACCCGAAGCAGTTGA
- a CDS encoding enoyl-ACP reductase, which yields MGGDTIVGFLTGKKALIVGLASNRSIAYGIAKAFHNQGAELAFTYQNEKLQSRVETMASEFNSTLAFPCDVASDEEIKAVFDNLRTHWDKLDILIHSVAYAPADQISGDFVECANREGFRIAHDISAYSLIGLSQAALPMMLDTQGSILTLSYYGAEKAVPNYNVMGVAKASLEASVRYLAASLGSRGLRINAISAGPIKTLAAAGIKDFRKIHAAYANITPLQRNVTADEVGNTAAFLCSDLASGITGEVVHVDAGYHAVSAMSELG from the coding sequence ATGGGAGGAGATACTATTGTGGGATTTTTAACTGGAAAAAAAGCACTCATTGTTGGATTGGCAAGCAACAGATCAATAGCATATGGCATTGCAAAAGCATTCCATAATCAAGGTGCTGAACTGGCTTTTACTTACCAAAACGAAAAATTACAATCACGAGTTGAAACAATGGCATCGGAATTTAATTCAACTCTAGCTTTTCCATGTGATGTTGCAAGTGATGAAGAAATAAAAGCTGTATTTGATAACTTACGTACGCACTGGGATAAATTAGATATTCTGATACATTCTGTAGCTTATGCTCCCGCTGATCAAATCAGTGGTGATTTTGTAGAGTGCGCAAACAGAGAAGGATTTAGAATCGCTCATGATATTAGTGCCTATAGCCTCATCGGTTTGTCTCAAGCCGCATTACCAATGATGCTTGACACTCAGGGTTCAATTTTAACCTTAAGTTATTATGGGGCAGAAAAAGCAGTGCCAAACTATAATGTCATGGGAGTTGCAAAGGCAAGTTTAGAAGCTTCTGTTCGCTATCTGGCAGCCAGTTTAGGATCCAGAGGATTACGGATTAATGCCATATCAGCTGGACCAATTAAAACCCTTGCGGCTGCAGGAATTAAGGATTTTCGTAAAATCCATGCTGCTTATGCAAACATTACACCATTACAAAGAAATGTTACTGCAGATGAAGTGGGAAATACTGCAGCCTTTTTATGTTCTGATCTGGCATCAGGGATTACTGGTGAAGTAGTGCATGTTGATGCAGGTTATCATGCAGTATCTGCCATGAGTGAATTAGGATAG
- a CDS encoding SurA N-terminal domain-containing protein, which translates to MLQKLNEHIQGVVAWLVIILIAITFTLFGVDYYFQSRQISDAKVIVNDKPITMQAFETNYRRTRAQQDLPQMTAADEKNLQNQVLNQMITNEVSIQAARKYGFEVSPEQANAAIVQIPQFQEDGHFSAQRYQQALSGALFTPETFQNEVRQGMLLNQQRFAFMGTSFALSDEIKRFVRLYMQTRDYDYLTVPSDRFEQQAKISDDDIKRYYDQHHKKFMTSEQVILDYVLLSMHDIKSQIKISPEEIKNYYEENKSNYLTPAQWQVAHILFAVPENATKEEQDSIKQKADEVYSDLKKHPDQFDKYVVSKSDDKLSIANKGILPWITGGQNEYDRVLSNLTKPGQISTPVQTKYGYEIFKLVAYKPVTTKSLQEVEPIIKDQLLNDMAQAKYAQALEQLTDLSYQTPDSLDPVLDTLKLKIQHTEPFSRDGGKQSITKNKQVIHTAFSTDVLELGNNSEPIQLDNDSVVVLRVKKHIPSREQTLGEVQDKIRKILAKQYGDAKAKEIGSSLLHPVEDKQQQELIASNQFEWHSVEKASRDSDKANSLINDMAFNLLRPESRDGVILDNGDYVVVKLKRINDGKLSSLDQEQRDSLIQQIEASYGMMDYDLYVNNLLHRAKIVRK; encoded by the coding sequence ATGTTGCAGAAGTTAAATGAACACATTCAGGGTGTAGTAGCGTGGTTAGTTATTATATTAATTGCTATTACCTTTACACTTTTTGGTGTTGATTATTATTTTCAATCTCGACAAATATCCGATGCAAAGGTAATAGTTAATGATAAACCAATTACCATGCAAGCGTTTGAAACGAACTACAGGCGCACTCGAGCTCAGCAAGATTTACCCCAAATGACTGCTGCTGATGAAAAAAATCTGCAAAATCAAGTACTGAATCAAATGATAACGAATGAGGTGAGCATTCAGGCAGCACGAAAATATGGGTTTGAGGTTAGTCCAGAACAAGCTAATGCAGCAATAGTGCAAATTCCTCAATTCCAGGAGGATGGACATTTTTCGGCACAACGTTATCAACAAGCTTTGAGTGGAGCTTTATTTACTCCTGAAACTTTTCAAAATGAAGTAAGACAGGGTATGTTGCTTAATCAGCAACGTTTTGCATTTATGGGAACATCCTTTGCTTTATCAGATGAAATAAAACGATTTGTTAGATTATACATGCAGACTAGGGATTATGATTATTTAACAGTGCCATCCGACCGTTTTGAACAACAGGCAAAGATTTCAGATGATGATATTAAAAGATATTATGATCAGCACCATAAAAAATTCATGACTTCTGAGCAAGTTATACTGGATTATGTGCTTTTGTCTATGCATGATATCAAATCACAAATCAAGATTTCACCTGAAGAAATTAAAAATTATTATGAAGAAAACAAAAGTAATTACTTAACTCCTGCTCAATGGCAGGTTGCTCATATTTTATTTGCAGTTCCAGAAAATGCTACCAAGGAAGAGCAAGATTCAATTAAGCAAAAGGCTGATGAGGTGTATAGTGATTTAAAAAAGCATCCAGACCAATTTGATAAATATGTTGTCTCTAAATCTGATGACAAGCTATCTATAGCCAATAAGGGTATTCTTCCCTGGATTACAGGGGGGCAAAATGAATATGACAGAGTACTCTCCAATTTAACTAAACCAGGACAAATTTCTACACCAGTGCAAACAAAATATGGTTATGAAATTTTTAAGCTGGTTGCTTACAAGCCAGTTACAACTAAATCTTTGCAAGAGGTTGAACCTATAATTAAGGATCAATTATTAAATGATATGGCTCAGGCTAAGTATGCTCAAGCTTTGGAGCAATTAACAGATTTAAGTTATCAAACACCTGATTCACTTGATCCCGTTTTAGATACTTTAAAACTGAAAATTCAACATACCGAGCCTTTTTCTCGTGATGGTGGCAAGCAATCGATTACCAAAAATAAACAAGTTATCCATACAGCATTTAGCACTGATGTACTGGAACTAGGTAATAACAGCGAGCCTATACAGCTTGATAATGATTCTGTAGTCGTTTTACGAGTGAAGAAACATATACCCTCTAGAGAACAAACCTTGGGCGAAGTCCAAGATAAGATTAGAAAAATACTAGCAAAACAATATGGAGATGCCAAAGCAAAAGAAATCGGCAGCAGTTTGCTTCATCCTGTTGAAGATAAGCAACAGCAGGAATTAATCGCTAGTAATCAATTCGAATGGCACTCTGTAGAGAAGGCTTCTAGAGACAGCGATAAAGCTAATTCCTTAATCAATGACATGGCATTTAATTTATTACGCCCAGAAAGCCGTGATGGAGTGATTTTAGACAATGGTGACTATGTCGTTGTCAAATTAAAACGCATTAATGATGGAAAATTAAGTTCTCTGGATCAAGAGCAAAGAGACAGTTTAATCCAACAAATTGAAGCCAGTTATGGAATGATGGATTATGACTTGTATGTTAATAATTTGCTTCATCGTGCGAAAATAGTAAGAAAATAA
- a CDS encoding HU family DNA-binding protein, giving the protein MNKSELVDAIASGSGLTKADASRVLETFMATVTDVLKKGDQVVIPGFGSFSTGNRSARTGRNPQTGKTIQIKASRVAKFKAGKNLKEAVQQA; this is encoded by the coding sequence ATGAATAAGAGTGAATTAGTTGATGCTATAGCAAGCGGTTCAGGTTTGACCAAAGCTGACGCAAGCAGAGTTCTTGAAACTTTTATGGCTACTGTAACTGATGTCTTAAAGAAAGGCGATCAAGTTGTAATACCTGGTTTTGGTTCTTTTTCAACAGGTAATCGTTCAGCACGTACTGGCAGAAACCCACAGACTGGAAAAACAATCCAAATTAAAGCGTCAAGGGTTGCCAAGTTTAAAGCAGGTAAAAACCTGAAAGAAGCGGTACAACAAGCTTAA